The following coding sequences are from one bacterium SCSIO 12741 window:
- a CDS encoding response regulator transcription factor, with amino-acid sequence MKKIVLTFGMLIFALLLLFRLSKYSYFQGDLNLEILIAIFSVLFFAVGFLVNRRRNAPPQESVGTVNEVSPQAQESKLEELGISKREREVLEQMVLGKSNQEIAETLFISESTVKTHVSNLLMKLEVKRRTQAVIRAKEWHLVH; translated from the coding sequence ATGAAAAAAATTGTCCTCACATTCGGAATGCTCATTTTCGCCCTGCTCCTTCTTTTTAGGTTGAGCAAATACTCCTATTTCCAAGGCGATCTCAATCTGGAAATCCTCATTGCGATATTCTCGGTGCTGTTTTTTGCCGTTGGCTTCCTGGTCAATCGTCGGCGAAATGCTCCACCGCAAGAATCAGTCGGTACCGTGAATGAGGTATCCCCGCAAGCTCAAGAATCCAAATTGGAAGAGCTGGGCATTAGCAAAAGAGAGCGTGAAGTACTCGAACAAATGGTTTTGGGAAAATCCAATCAAGAAATTGCTGAAACGCTATTCATTTCTGAAAGTACGGTAAAAACGCACGTTTCCAACTTGCTTATGAAGCTGGAAGTCAAGCGAAGAACGCAAGCCGTTATTCGCGCCAAAGAATGGCATCTGGTCCACTAA